Genomic DNA from Peptostreptococcaceae bacterium:
CTGAATTATATTCAGCTTGTGCTCATTTCCACAGTATCCCTAATAGTTTCACTATACTCACGTGGATACATCAATCATGAAATCGAAGAAAAGAAAATAGATGCCTTCTATGCGAAGATTTATTATTTTCTGTTCAACCTGTTCATACTGTCAATGCTGGTTGTGGTTCTTTCGGCCAATATTCTATTGATGTGGATGGGGCTAGAAGCGACAACCCTTTCGACGGCGTTTCTAATAGGATTCAACAGGCATGAATTGTCGTTGGAAGCTGCATGGAAATACATAATAATTTGTTCAGTCGGGATTGCACTTGGATTGATAGGAATAATCTTTTTCCTGTTTTCGATAGAAAATGCATCATATGCGATGATTAACTGGAATTACTTGGCAATGAATCCGGACATTGTCAATCCGGATATTGCGAAATATGCATTTGCATTTGTGTTCATAGGCATTGCAACAAAAGCGGGACTAGCACCCATGCACACGTGGCTACCGGATGCCCACAGCGAATCGCCATCGCCAATCAGCGCCATGATGTCTGGTGTGTTGCTTAATCTGGCGCTCTACTACATAATTAGGTTTCATATGATTCTGAAAAATGTCCCCGGACTTGAAAATTCCAGACAATTATTCATGATATTCGGATTCATTTCATTGTTTGTATCATCATTTAGCATATTGAAGCAGAAGAATTATAAAAGGCTTTTGGCATTCTCATCGGTTGAAAACATGGGGATCATTGCCATCGGGATTGGAATAGGTTCGAATCTGGCGATATATGGAGCGATTCTTCACTCGATAATCCATGCCTTCGGGAAGACGTTGCTGTTCTTGGTTTCAGGGAATATTCTAAATGTATATGGCACGAAAAGAATCGAAAAAGTAAGGAATCTTATAAAAGTAATGCCAATAAATGCTCTTATGCTGATACTTGGAGTGCTTGTTATTACGGGAGTGCCGCCATTCGCATCATTTATCAGCGAGTACAGTATTTTGATAAGCATGATTTCCGGCGGCAATTATTTTTTGGCCGGAGCATATCTTTTTTGCCTGTTGATTGTATTCGCAGGTTTCATCAACGTGTTTATTAGAATGGTATTCGAATCGGGCGATATTCCGGCTGAAAGAAGCGGCATGGATAAAAAGAACTTAGTACCGTTGATTGCGACCTTAACCGTGATATTCTATATTAGTCTTTCCCAAAGTCAA
This window encodes:
- a CDS encoding hydrogenase 4 subunit F, with protein sequence MIICYLISAAAILIFISCSRKINLISYMTTLSLFFLVAAALKLYPLMKNNGVYSLMNGMIVVDSLNYIQLVLISTVSLIVSLYSRGYINHEIEEKKIDAFYAKIYYFLFNLFILSMLVVVLSANILLMWMGLEATTLSTAFLIGFNRHELSLEAAWKYIIICSVGIALGLIGIIFFLFSIENASYAMINWNYLAMNPDIVNPDIAKYAFAFVFIGIATKAGLAPMHTWLPDAHSESPSPISAMMSGVLLNLALYYIIRFHMILKNVPGLENSRQLFMIFGFISLFVSSFSILKQKNYKRLLAFSSVENMGIIAIGIGIGSNLAIYGAILHSIIHAFGKTLLFLVSGNILNVYGTKRIEKVRNLIKVMPINALMLILGVLVITGVPPFASFISEYSILISMISGGNYFLAGAYLFCLLIVFAGFINVFIRMVFESGDIPAERSGMDKKNLVPLIATLTVIFYISLSQSQINPIINNVLNLIN